From Sphingomonas hengshuiensis, one genomic window encodes:
- a CDS encoding DNA circularization protein: MSAPAGWQPGAWRGLAFVTNGQDQEGGRRGVVHEFPQAEKPVWEDLGRKGQRYSIDCHIIGDGFIARAAAFADALNAPGAGTLVHPWYGTMQVAVEGFTRTDSTEDGGYAAFTIAFVETGLPAPAQPSVDSAAQAQAAAEEEQAAAVEKLDEDFSLSEVAAFVEEHAGEIVKYAGAAMATMSALQGGIGPGLLAIQANLGLLPPGVQAQLRDALALGTTLLTAVQSIRVVATAGVGLIDGLIGLLDLGSDLPPIVGDTPARDRQRANQAALIQMINLATAGEVARAIADTSFTSYDEAVRVRDAAADALDALALRQADAGDDTGADSYDRLRRAIVRDVTARGGSLARLISYTPPGTAPAIVIAHRLYGDPATVEARAAEIVARNGIAHPGFVPGGRALEVLSSGGDANG; the protein is encoded by the coding sequence GTGAGCGCCCCGGCGGGGTGGCAGCCCGGTGCCTGGCGCGGGCTGGCGTTCGTCACGAACGGACAGGACCAGGAGGGTGGGCGTCGCGGCGTCGTCCATGAATTCCCCCAGGCCGAGAAGCCGGTGTGGGAGGATTTGGGCCGCAAGGGCCAGCGTTATTCGATCGACTGCCATATCATCGGCGACGGGTTCATCGCGCGTGCCGCGGCGTTCGCCGATGCACTGAACGCGCCTGGCGCGGGGACGCTGGTGCACCCGTGGTACGGAACGATGCAGGTGGCGGTGGAGGGATTCACCCGCACCGATTCGACCGAGGACGGCGGCTATGCGGCGTTCACGATCGCCTTTGTCGAGACCGGCCTTCCGGCGCCGGCCCAGCCGAGCGTGGACAGTGCGGCGCAGGCGCAGGCGGCGGCGGAGGAGGAGCAGGCGGCGGCGGTCGAGAAGCTCGACGAGGATTTCAGCCTGTCCGAAGTCGCCGCGTTCGTCGAGGAACATGCCGGCGAGATCGTCAAATATGCCGGGGCGGCGATGGCGACGATGTCGGCGTTGCAGGGCGGGATCGGGCCGGGGCTGCTCGCGATCCAGGCCAATCTGGGGCTGTTGCCGCCGGGGGTGCAGGCGCAGCTGCGCGACGCGCTGGCGCTCGGCACGACATTGCTGACCGCGGTGCAATCGATCCGGGTCGTGGCGACTGCCGGCGTCGGGCTGATCGACGGACTGATCGGGCTGCTCGACCTGGGCAGCGACTTGCCGCCGATCGTCGGCGACACGCCCGCGCGCGATCGCCAGCGGGCCAACCAGGCGGCGCTGATCCAGATGATCAACCTTGCCACGGCAGGCGAAGTGGCGCGGGCGATCGCCGACACGAGCTTCACCTCCTATGACGAGGCGGTGCGCGTGCGCGATGCCGCGGCCGACGCCCTGGACGCGCTGGCCCTGCGCCAGGCGGATGCCGGCGACGATACGGGCGCCGATTCCTATGACCGGTTGCGCCGGGCGATCGTGCGCGACGTAACCGCGCGGGGCGGATCGCTGGCGCGGCTGATCTCCTACACCCCGCCGGGCACCGCGCCCGCGATTGTGATCGCGCACCGGCTGTACGGCGATCCCGCCACCGTCGAGGCGCGCGCGGCGGAGATCGTGGCGCGCAACGGCATCGCGCATCCCGGCTTCGTCCCCGGCGGCCGCGCGCTGGAAGTGCTGAGCAGCGGGGGTGACGCCAATGGCTGA
- a CDS encoding phage baseplate assembly protein, with protein MADVDAVAEAAKIAERVELAIGGLLYSGWTEVSITRAIDAMSGSFELALAARADGASADLPVKPGDRCEVRVGGETVINGWVDAVAPSIDANAHAIRVSGRDRTADLADCSAIHKPGSWRNVRLEAIAAELAKPFGIKVTAKADTGKPIARFALQQGETVQAALERLLRFRGLLMVADSAGDLTLITPDANAPIATLALGVNILSADATHDHRDRFSTYRVKGQAPGDEHHHGKAVSQLSGTASDAGVARYRPLLIVAEEGSDNGGVTARAKWEAGVRAGRSLSVQVRVLGWRVSAGGALWRPNVQVRVQCPAVQIDDATMLVTAVTFEKSDAGTTATITAMPRGAWQPLAVAEPKK; from the coding sequence ATGGCTGACGTCGACGCCGTTGCCGAGGCCGCCAAGATCGCCGAGCGTGTCGAGCTGGCGATCGGCGGCCTGCTCTATTCGGGGTGGACCGAGGTGAGCATCACGCGCGCGATCGACGCGATGAGCGGCAGTTTCGAGCTGGCGCTGGCGGCGCGCGCCGATGGCGCGTCGGCGGACCTCCCGGTCAAGCCGGGCGATAGGTGCGAAGTGCGCGTGGGCGGCGAGACGGTGATCAACGGGTGGGTGGATGCCGTCGCGCCGTCGATCGATGCCAATGCCCATGCGATCCGGGTGAGCGGGCGCGACCGTACCGCCGACCTGGCCGACTGTTCGGCGATTCACAAGCCGGGGAGCTGGCGCAATGTCCGGCTGGAGGCGATCGCGGCCGAGCTGGCCAAGCCGTTCGGGATCAAGGTGACGGCGAAGGCCGATACCGGCAAGCCGATCGCGCGGTTCGCGCTGCAACAGGGGGAGACGGTGCAGGCGGCGCTGGAGCGGTTGCTGCGGTTTCGCGGGCTGTTGATGGTGGCCGATTCGGCGGGCGACCTGACGCTGATCACGCCTGATGCCAATGCGCCGATCGCGACGCTGGCGCTGGGGGTCAACATCCTGTCGGCGGACGCCACGCACGATCATCGCGACCGGTTCAGCACCTATCGCGTCAAGGGCCAGGCGCCGGGCGACGAGCATCATCACGGCAAGGCGGTTTCGCAGCTTTCGGGCACCGCCAGCGATGCCGGCGTCGCGCGCTATCGCCCGCTGCTGATCGTCGCCGAGGAGGGCAGCGACAATGGCGGGGTGACGGCGCGGGCAAAGTGGGAGGCCGGGGTGCGCGCGGGCCGATCGCTGTCGGTGCAGGTTCGCGTGCTGGGGTGGCGCGTGTCGGCCGGGGGCGCCCTGTGGCGGCCCAATGTGCAGGTGCGGGTGCAGTGCCCGGCGGTGCAGATCGACGATGCGACGATGCTGGTGACGGCGGTGACCTTTGAAAAGAGCGATGCCGGCACCACCGCGACGATCACGGCGATGCCGCGCGGCGCGTGGCAGCCGCTCGCCGTCGCGGAGCCCAAGAAGTGA
- a CDS encoding phage baseplate assembly protein V, with protein MNVAASIAALGGRMQMAIGRCVLRAVADDKACQEVQIDVLADETIDGVEHFQTYGLSVHPHPEAEGVLLSVGGRRGNSIVIAVGDRRYRLKGMQAGEVALYDDLGQVVRLTRDGILISSAQGVTIETEGDLSMTAQGDMTIGAGGSLSIDAEAGIAITSAAGASVTADGALALDGASIAASADGAVTIDGASLTAGVSGAVAINSDNVGIGNGATLGAARRTDAVNDSDDVISGGSSKVRIA; from the coding sequence GTGAACGTCGCCGCGTCGATCGCCGCGCTGGGCGGGCGGATGCAGATGGCGATCGGGCGGTGCGTGCTGCGCGCGGTGGCCGACGACAAGGCGTGCCAGGAAGTCCAGATCGACGTGCTGGCCGACGAGACGATCGACGGGGTCGAGCATTTCCAGACCTATGGCCTGAGCGTGCATCCGCATCCCGAGGCCGAGGGGGTGTTGTTGTCGGTGGGCGGGCGCCGGGGCAACAGCATCGTGATCGCGGTGGGTGACCGCCGCTATCGGTTGAAGGGCATGCAGGCGGGCGAGGTCGCGCTGTACGACGATCTCGGCCAGGTCGTGCGGCTGACCCGCGACGGTATCCTGATTTCGAGCGCGCAGGGCGTGACGATCGAGACCGAAGGCGACCTGTCGATGACCGCGCAGGGCGACATGACGATCGGCGCGGGCGGAAGCCTGTCGATCGATGCCGAGGCGGGGATCGCGATCACCAGCGCGGCCGGCGCTTCGGTCACTGCCGACGGCGCGCTTGCGCTCGACGGGGCGAGCATCGCCGCCTCGGCAGACGGCGCGGTGACGATCGACGGCGCCAGCCTGACTGCTGGCGTCTCCGGGGCGGTGGCGATCAACAGTGACAATGTAGGCATCGGCAATGGCGCGACGCTGGGCGCGGCGCGGCGCACCGATGCGGTCAACGATTCGGACGACGTGATTTCGGGTGGCTCCAGCAAGGTGAGGATCGCATGA
- a CDS encoding phage GP46 family protein has translation MTDIAIALDAETGLFDFAIEGGGLATDDGLRTAILISLLTDARARDDDDLPDPNGDHRGWWGDCANADSNDRIGSRLWLLERAKLTDATVLKARDIAREALAWLVEDGIAQAVDIEVTRIAPTASRPTGALGIRISITRTTGATAARFDFVWDATARSLTTS, from the coding sequence GTGACGGACATCGCGATCGCCCTGGACGCCGAGACCGGGCTGTTCGACTTCGCGATCGAAGGCGGCGGGCTGGCGACCGATGACGGGTTGCGCACTGCGATCCTGATCTCGCTGCTCACCGATGCGCGGGCGCGTGACGACGACGATTTGCCCGATCCCAATGGCGATCACCGTGGATGGTGGGGCGATTGCGCCAATGCCGATTCGAACGACCGGATCGGCTCGCGGCTGTGGCTGTTGGAGCGCGCCAAGCTCACCGATGCGACGGTGTTGAAGGCGCGCGACATCGCGCGCGAGGCGCTGGCCTGGCTGGTCGAGGATGGCATCGCGCAGGCCGTCGACATCGAGGTCACCCGGATCGCGCCGACCGCCAGCCGCCCGACCGGCGCGCTGGGCATCCGGATTTCCATCACCCGCACCACCGGAGCGACCGCGGCGCGGTTCGATTTCGTGTGGGACGCGACCGCGCGGAGCCTGACCACGTCATGA
- a CDS encoding baseplate J/gp47 family protein — translation MSFYRPTLSELIARAEADIDARFPGADSRVRRNALNVLARVHAAALHGAYGMIEDASRFLPDVADGARLERWASIYGLVRKPAEAATGSVALTGTNGTVATAGSVLVRADGERYVIASDATIASGVASAEVAAEIASTAAAMVTGQELTFLSPIAGIGATAIVEAPGIGGGVDLETDAGLRARLLARIQAPVRGGAASDYRYWATEVPEVTRAWVYENWDGLGTVKLLFVCDGRADIIPGSGDIAAVEAWIAPRRPVCADVTVAAPIADAIAFDITLTPATDAVKAAVEAALRDLIAREAEPGGTLLISHIREAISTAAGETDHVLNTPSANVTAAAGHMSTFGSVSW, via the coding sequence ATGAGCTTTTACAGACCGACCCTGTCCGAGCTGATCGCCCGCGCCGAGGCGGACATCGACGCCCGCTTCCCCGGCGCCGACAGCCGCGTGCGGCGCAACGCCCTCAACGTGCTCGCGCGGGTGCATGCGGCCGCGCTGCACGGCGCCTATGGGATGATCGAGGACGCCTCGCGCTTCCTGCCCGACGTGGCGGACGGTGCGCGCCTGGAGCGTTGGGCATCGATCTATGGGTTGGTCCGCAAGCCCGCCGAGGCGGCGACCGGGAGCGTTGCGCTCACCGGCACGAACGGCACCGTGGCGACTGCCGGATCGGTGCTCGTACGCGCCGATGGCGAGCGGTACGTGATCGCGAGCGACGCGACGATCGCGTCGGGTGTCGCCTCGGCAGAGGTGGCGGCGGAGATCGCGAGCACGGCGGCGGCCATGGTCACGGGGCAGGAACTGACTTTCCTGTCGCCGATCGCCGGGATCGGCGCGACGGCAATCGTCGAGGCGCCGGGCATTGGCGGCGGTGTCGACCTGGAGACCGACGCCGGGCTGCGCGCGCGGCTGCTGGCGCGCATCCAGGCGCCCGTGCGCGGCGGAGCAGCAAGCGACTATCGCTACTGGGCGACCGAGGTGCCCGAGGTCACGCGCGCCTGGGTCTATGAGAATTGGGACGGGCTCGGCACCGTCAAGCTGCTGTTCGTGTGCGATGGGCGGGCGGACATCATCCCGGGCAGCGGTGACATTGCGGCGGTGGAGGCGTGGATCGCGCCGCGCCGCCCGGTATGCGCCGACGTGACGGTGGCGGCGCCGATCGCCGACGCGATCGCGTTCGACATCACGCTGACGCCCGCGACCGATGCGGTCAAAGCCGCGGTCGAAGCGGCATTGCGCGACCTGATCGCACGCGAGGCCGAGCCCGGCGGGACGCTGCTGATCAGCCATATCCGCGAGGCGATCTCGACCGCGGCCGGCGAGACCGATCATGTGCTCAACACCCCCTCGGCCAATGTCACCGCCGCCGCGGGGCACATGTCGACGTTCGGGAGCGTGAGCTGGTGA
- a CDS encoding YmfQ family protein, whose translation MTYTAAQYRDQLVSLLPPGAAWGGGAVSPTLGALLEGWSAEFERLDLRVEQLGEEVDPRTAYELLGDWERNLGLPDPCTAAATTISGRQSAALRKLALQAGQTPAFYTELAASIGFEVVIHEFDPDVDAYDASLTALIGGGAWRYVWRVEVLNAGDFTYARIGDAVGTRLVEGDAALDLECLLHAAKPAHTVVIFSYPET comes from the coding sequence GTGACCTATACCGCCGCGCAATATCGCGATCAGCTGGTCTCCCTGTTGCCGCCCGGTGCGGCATGGGGCGGCGGCGCCGTGTCCCCCACGCTAGGTGCGTTGCTGGAGGGCTGGAGCGCGGAATTCGAGCGGCTGGATTTGCGGGTCGAGCAGCTCGGCGAGGAGGTCGACCCGCGCACGGCCTATGAGCTGCTCGGCGACTGGGAACGCAACCTTGGCTTGCCCGATCCGTGCACGGCCGCGGCGACGACGATTTCGGGGCGCCAGTCGGCGGCGCTGCGCAAGCTGGCGCTCCAGGCGGGGCAGACCCCGGCTTTCTATACCGAGCTGGCGGCGTCGATCGGGTTCGAGGTGGTGATTCACGAATTCGATCCCGACGTGGATGCCTATGACGCTTCGCTGACCGCGCTGATCGGCGGCGGCGCGTGGCGCTATGTCTGGCGGGTCGAAGTGCTCAATGCCGGCGACTTCACCTATGCGCGGATCGGCGACGCGGTGGGCACGCGCCTGGTCGAAGGCGATGCCGCGCTCGACCTCGAATGTCTGCTCCACGCGGCCAAGCCCGCGCACACTGTCGTCATTTTCAGCTACCCGGAGACCTGA
- a CDS encoding gp53-like domain-containing protein — MHRIDTSGATVDNKFKASPAPATQIGPDWMNAVQEELAKLVEDPTGGSTALVKANNGQVLAAVLAMIGREATARTAAITAAINALAERRQVGVYSGLLTAPTTLMITFPVAFPSGSVLSIVATEINATASASRDNWVQIMSYDETGFTVVVQGSATGGSQSIDGFHWHAELV, encoded by the coding sequence ATGCATCGCATCGATACGTCCGGCGCGACCGTCGACAACAAATTCAAGGCGTCGCCGGCACCCGCGACCCAGATCGGCCCCGACTGGATGAATGCCGTTCAGGAAGAGCTTGCCAAGCTGGTCGAGGACCCGACCGGCGGCAGCACCGCGTTGGTCAAGGCCAACAACGGTCAGGTGCTGGCTGCCGTGCTGGCGATGATCGGGCGTGAGGCGACGGCGCGCACGGCTGCGATCACTGCCGCGATCAACGCACTGGCGGAGCGCCGCCAGGTCGGGGTTTATTCCGGCCTGCTGACCGCGCCTACGACGCTCATGATCACCTTCCCTGTGGCGTTCCCGTCCGGCTCGGTACTCTCGATCGTCGCCACCGAAATCAACGCGACCGCCAGCGCCTCCAGGGACAACTGGGTCCAGATAATGAGCTATGACGAAACGGGCTTCACCGTCGTTGTCCAAGGCTCGGCGACGGGGGGCAGCCAGTCGATCGACGGGTTCCATTGGCACGCCGAGCTGGTGTAG
- a CDS encoding TonB-dependent receptor domain-containing protein has protein sequence MSFRVLMLGAASIALLSPLAAFAGPDPDPAPDAVKQEAAPKAADPDMITTGVAKGRDRLDSATSTSVFKASEIQKLGPRPLADLLRTVPGLRVESAVGEGNANYTVRGLPLAAGGSKYMQLQEDGLPVMEFGDFFNFAADVLLRADFNLAQIETIRGGSASTFSSDSPGGLINLISKTGDTPGGAVQFTKGLDYGENRIDADYGAKLGEDWRFHVGGFYRWGEGPRNIGFTGYRGGQIKANITRQFSNGYIRLNAKYLDDRSPTFAPYYFSLKGTDDKPVIASLPGFDIRKDSVLSPHISAVKTLDGTNTLAQYPVKYGMHPKSKAIGIEAQFDFGGWMISNRARYSESSGDFLRIFPNTADSVTAFAASQGGAGAVASYATGPNAGQVISPTANINGNGLLALYYMAETRARSLDNFTNDFRATHVWRVGRGDLTVTAGLYKAIQTLKSEWLHASIDVDVAGDGQTAMVNVTSAGGVPQTLDGFYAFGRGRTSKFRRIFDVKYNVTAPYGSVNYRIGKVAIGGSLRYDSGRVRGSLFGADLGGGRVGLGATDMNGDGKLTAPEQKVAFLPLSQPAPVDYNYGYLSYSGGVNWRVAEPFSLFARYSKGGRANADKILFTPIVSLTTGDVTDTADKYDAVRQLEGGFKFRKSGISLNATAFIAHADDHNVLNGSANQTIRSYRAEGLELEGGIRRGAFSLTAGATYTTAKITLDKLDPTLTGKEPRHQPSWTFEATPQVETGLFTVGANIVGLTSSYAQDSNQLRMPGFTVVNPFVQFRPIDRVQLSLNANNVFNKVGFFEISQSTVPANGLGSGRTIHGRTVSASARFDF, from the coding sequence GTGTCCTTCCGTGTCCTGATGCTTGGCGCTGCTTCGATCGCGCTGCTATCGCCCTTGGCGGCATTTGCCGGCCCCGATCCCGATCCCGCCCCCGACGCAGTGAAACAGGAGGCGGCGCCAAAGGCCGCCGACCCCGACATGATCACCACCGGCGTCGCCAAGGGGCGCGACCGGCTCGACAGCGCGACCTCGACCAGCGTGTTCAAGGCCAGCGAGATCCAGAAGCTCGGGCCGCGCCCGCTCGCCGATCTTCTGCGCACCGTCCCCGGGCTGCGCGTCGAATCGGCGGTGGGCGAGGGCAATGCCAATTACACCGTACGCGGGCTTCCGCTCGCGGCGGGCGGCTCGAAATATATGCAGCTCCAGGAGGATGGGCTGCCCGTGATGGAGTTTGGCGACTTCTTCAATTTCGCCGCCGACGTGCTGCTGCGCGCCGATTTCAACCTGGCCCAGATCGAAACGATCCGCGGCGGCTCGGCCTCGACCTTCTCGTCGGATTCGCCCGGGGGCCTCATCAACCTGATCTCGAAGACCGGCGACACCCCCGGCGGCGCGGTGCAATTCACCAAGGGGCTCGACTATGGCGAGAACCGCATCGACGCCGATTACGGGGCAAAGCTCGGCGAAGACTGGCGTTTCCATGTCGGCGGCTTTTATCGCTGGGGCGAAGGGCCGCGGAACATCGGCTTCACCGGCTATCGCGGCGGCCAGATCAAGGCGAATATCACGCGCCAGTTCAGCAACGGCTATATCCGGCTGAACGCGAAATATCTCGACGATCGCTCGCCGACCTTCGCGCCCTATTATTTCAGCCTGAAGGGCACCGACGACAAGCCGGTGATCGCCAGCCTGCCCGGCTTCGACATCCGCAAGGATTCGGTGCTGTCGCCCCATATCAGCGCGGTGAAGACGCTCGACGGGACGAACACGCTCGCGCAATATCCCGTGAAATACGGGATGCACCCCAAATCCAAGGCGATCGGTATCGAGGCGCAGTTCGATTTCGGCGGCTGGATGATCAGCAACCGCGCGCGCTATTCGGAGAGCTCGGGCGATTTCCTGCGCATCTTCCCCAATACCGCCGACAGCGTCACCGCCTTCGCCGCGTCACAGGGCGGGGCGGGCGCGGTGGCGAGCTATGCGACGGGGCCGAATGCCGGCCAGGTGATTTCGCCGACCGCGAACATCAACGGCAACGGGCTGCTCGCGCTCTATTACATGGCGGAGACGCGGGCGCGCTCGCTCGACAATTTCACCAACGATTTCCGCGCGACGCATGTCTGGCGGGTCGGGCGCGGCGACCTGACGGTGACTGCGGGGCTGTACAAGGCGATCCAGACGCTCAAGTCCGAATGGCTCCACGCCTCGATCGACGTCGATGTCGCGGGCGACGGCCAGACCGCGATGGTCAATGTCACCAGCGCAGGCGGCGTGCCGCAGACGCTGGACGGCTTCTACGCCTTCGGCCGCGGCCGCACGAGCAAGTTCCGCCGCATCTTCGACGTCAAATATAATGTAACTGCCCCCTACGGCTCGGTAAATTACCGGATCGGCAAGGTCGCGATCGGCGGCAGCCTGCGCTATGACAGCGGGCGGGTGCGCGGGTCGCTGTTCGGCGCCGACCTGGGCGGCGGGCGCGTGGGGCTGGGCGCGACCGACATGAATGGCGACGGCAAGCTGACGGCTCCCGAGCAGAAGGTCGCCTTCCTGCCGCTGTCGCAACCCGCGCCGGTCGACTATAATTACGGCTATCTCAGCTATTCGGGCGGCGTGAACTGGCGCGTGGCGGAGCCCTTCTCGCTCTTCGCCCGCTACAGCAAGGGCGGCCGCGCCAACGCCGATAAAATCCTCTTTACGCCCATCGTTAGCCTAACCACCGGCGATGTTACTGATACTGCAGACAAATATGATGCCGTCCGCCAGCTGGAGGGCGGGTTCAAGTTCCGCAAATCGGGCATTTCGCTCAACGCCACCGCCTTCATCGCGCATGCCGACGATCATAACGTCCTCAACGGCTCGGCGAACCAGACCATCCGCAGCTACCGCGCCGAGGGGCTGGAGCTCGAGGGCGGCATCCGGCGTGGCGCCTTCAGCCTGACCGCGGGCGCCACCTATACCACGGCCAAGATCACGCTCGACAAGCTCGATCCGACGCTGACCGGCAAGGAGCCCCGCCACCAGCCGTCCTGGACGTTCGAGGCGACGCCGCAAGTTGAGACCGGGCTGTTCACCGTCGGCGCCAACATCGTCGGGCTGACCAGCAGCTATGCGCAGGACAGCAACCAGCTCAGGATGCCGGGCTTCACCGTCGTCAATCCGTTCGTCCAGTTCCGCCCGATCGACCGCGTCCAACTGTCGCTGAACGCGAATAACGTCTTCAACAAAGTGGGATTCTTCGAGATCTCGCAGAGCACCGTCCCGGCCAACGGGCTGGGGTCGGGGCGGACGATCCATGGCCGCACCGTATCGGCCTCGGCCCGCTTCGACTTCTGA
- the dapF gene encoding diaminopimelate epimerase: MRIAFVKCHGSGNDFPLIDARALALDEAEWARLARALADRDGPVGGDGMLALTQGDDRHAFGMRMWNSDGSEAETCLNGLRCVARLGFERLGLDAARVRLKTSSAEVARDPELAPGVATVRTIVGPASTATADVGLNIAAAEVIDAPIDGLPSARRFTAVAMPNPHLVTFVERIDEGELVGLGQWCEAGPALVPARANLSFVELREGGLFVRTFERGVGLTDSCGSAMAASVLAAGLTGRVAMGAEMLVYNKGGLVRGMASADRVVTISGNATFEWDAEIEVDLAAEHAGPVRVLARRADEIAAWDAALAGLRRVPG, encoded by the coding sequence ATGCGGATCGCCTTTGTCAAATGCCATGGTTCGGGAAACGACTTCCCGCTGATCGACGCGCGCGCGCTGGCGCTCGACGAAGCCGAATGGGCACGGCTGGCGCGCGCCTTGGCGGATCGCGACGGACCGGTCGGCGGCGACGGGATGCTGGCGCTGACCCAGGGCGATGATCGTCACGCGTTCGGGATGCGGATGTGGAATTCGGACGGGTCCGAGGCGGAGACGTGCCTGAACGGGCTGCGCTGCGTCGCGCGGCTGGGGTTCGAGCGGCTGGGGCTCGACGCCGCGCGGGTGCGGCTCAAGACGAGCAGCGCGGAGGTTGCGCGCGATCCCGAACTGGCGCCGGGGGTGGCGACGGTGCGCACCATCGTCGGGCCGGCATCGACCGCGACCGCCGATGTGGGGCTGAATATCGCCGCGGCGGAGGTGATCGACGCACCGATCGATGGGCTGCCGAGTGCGCGGCGCTTTACCGCGGTGGCGATGCCCAACCCGCATCTGGTGACGTTCGTCGAGCGCATCGACGAGGGCGAGCTGGTTGGACTGGGGCAATGGTGCGAAGCGGGACCCGCGCTGGTCCCGGCGCGTGCCAATCTGTCGTTCGTCGAACTGCGCGAGGGCGGGCTGTTCGTGCGCACCTTCGAGCGCGGTGTCGGGCTGACCGATAGTTGCGGGAGTGCGATGGCGGCTTCGGTGCTCGCCGCCGGGTTGACCGGGCGGGTGGCGATGGGTGCCGAAATGCTGGTCTACAACAAGGGCGGGCTGGTGCGCGGCATGGCGAGCGCGGACCGAGTCGTGACGATCAGCGGCAATGCGACGTTCGAATGGGATGCCGAGATCGAGGTCGACCTGGCAGCCGAGCACGCCGGGCCGGTGCGGGTCCTGGCGCGGCGTGCGGACGAGATCGCGGCGTGGGACGCGGCGCTGGCCGGGCTGCGCCGCGTCCCGGGCTGA
- a CDS encoding glutathione S-transferase family protein yields MLLFGSTLSPYVRKAWAFGVEKGLTLEPRPGGMGRGGPAFEAASPFGKIPALQDEDFAIADSSAIVTYLEAKFPDPALIPAEARARARTIWYDELADTLIMAAGSAIFGNRFVLPRVLNRPCDHEAVRAAHRDLLPPILDYLEAAIPDSGYLVQDRITLADIAVASPFATLRCIGVQVDAATYPRTAAYLDAIHARPSFAEVLARDCAMVAAMGGAVAAE; encoded by the coding sequence ATGCTGTTGTTCGGTTCGACATTGTCGCCGTATGTGCGCAAGGCCTGGGCCTTTGGCGTCGAGAAGGGATTGACGCTGGAGCCTCGCCCGGGGGGCATGGGTCGCGGCGGGCCGGCGTTCGAAGCGGCGAGCCCGTTCGGCAAGATACCCGCATTGCAGGACGAGGATTTCGCGATCGCCGATTCGAGCGCGATCGTGACCTATCTCGAGGCGAAATTCCCCGATCCCGCGCTGATCCCCGCCGAGGCCCGCGCGCGTGCGCGGACGATCTGGTATGACGAGCTGGCCGATACGCTGATCATGGCGGCGGGCAGTGCGATCTTCGGCAACCGCTTCGTGCTGCCTCGTGTGCTGAACAGGCCGTGCGACCATGAAGCGGTGCGCGCCGCGCATCGCGACCTGTTGCCGCCGATCCTGGACTATCTGGAGGCAGCGATCCCCGACAGCGGCTATCTGGTCCAGGACCGGATCACCTTGGCCGACATCGCCGTGGCGAGCCCCTTTGCGACGCTGCGGTGCATCGGCGTGCAGGTCGACGCGGCGACCTATCCGCGGACCGCCGCCTATCTCGACGCGATCCATGCGCGCCCGAGCTTCGCGGAGGTGCTGGCGAGGGATTGCGCGATGGTGGCGGCGATGGGCGGGGCCGTTGCGGCAGAGTGA